The following are from one region of the Flavimobilis soli genome:
- a CDS encoding PfkB family carbohydrate kinase, which yields MTRFLVIGEALVDIVPGADGTPRELPGGSLANVALTLGRLGRDVTLVTSLADDARGAAVRGWLEASGVTVDAHAPSTGRTSTAAVTLDARGVASYEFDLAWELGLVDVTRADVVHVGSIATILAPGGSAVRDAVRRARGRAVVGLDPNIRPALVTDPRAVRDRIEELVALADVVKVSDEDLAWFAPGTDPVEVAHRWSAWGPALVVVTRGGDGAVLVRHDGRVLDVPGRRVDVVDTVGAGDTFMGALLDALDARGVHGADGAARLRHLSDAAIVTAARAAAAAASVTVSRAGANPPTRAELDAALGPVAPPSFPGAPVTGMTWGWTGVRGTWTGPAADRSMDELAPLNVGWVAIAFVAQQATPTSTEIDFTAEPTVTDDEVRAAVRAAKARGHRVCLKPAVDSADGTWRAFIGFFDDDVPGEPSWTQWFESYTRFIVHHARIAAEEGAEMLSVGCEMVRADGREREWRELIAQVRAVYPGLVTYNCDKYQEDRLTWWDAVDVISSSGYYPAGAWEANLDRIETVIAREDKPFVFLEAGCPSREGSPARPNDWSLSGAPSGEAQAAYLAEMFEACARRPWVSGFFLWDWPAELYAPEDAATNGDYCMYAKPGAAVVRDAYATLRAGARVATSAPPPLR from the coding sequence ATGACTCGCTTCCTCGTCATCGGTGAAGCGCTCGTCGACATCGTCCCGGGCGCCGACGGGACGCCCCGCGAGCTCCCGGGCGGCTCGCTCGCGAACGTCGCGCTGACGCTCGGGCGGCTGGGGCGCGACGTCACGCTCGTGACGTCGCTCGCCGACGACGCGCGCGGCGCGGCCGTGCGGGGCTGGCTCGAGGCGTCCGGCGTGACCGTCGATGCGCACGCGCCCTCGACCGGCCGCACCTCGACCGCCGCCGTCACGCTCGACGCGCGGGGGGTCGCGTCCTACGAGTTCGACCTCGCGTGGGAGCTGGGGCTCGTCGACGTCACCCGCGCGGACGTGGTCCACGTCGGCTCGATCGCGACGATCCTCGCACCGGGCGGCTCGGCGGTCCGCGACGCCGTGCGCCGCGCCCGCGGACGTGCCGTCGTCGGCCTCGACCCGAACATCCGGCCCGCGCTCGTCACCGATCCGCGCGCCGTCCGTGACCGGATCGAGGAGCTCGTGGCGCTCGCCGACGTCGTCAAGGTGTCCGACGAGGACCTCGCCTGGTTCGCGCCCGGTACCGACCCTGTCGAGGTCGCGCACCGGTGGTCCGCCTGGGGCCCGGCGCTCGTCGTCGTCACCCGCGGAGGCGACGGTGCCGTCCTGGTCCGTCACGACGGGCGCGTCCTCGACGTCCCGGGTCGGCGCGTCGACGTCGTCGACACCGTCGGCGCAGGCGACACCTTCATGGGCGCCCTGCTCGACGCGCTGGACGCCCGCGGCGTCCACGGCGCCGACGGCGCCGCACGGCTGCGACACCTGTCCGACGCCGCGATCGTCACCGCAGCCCGGGCGGCCGCCGCTGCGGCGTCGGTCACCGTCTCGCGTGCCGGCGCGAACCCGCCGACGCGCGCCGAGCTCGACGCCGCCCTCGGGCCTGTCGCGCCGCCGTCGTTCCCGGGCGCGCCCGTCACGGGCATGACCTGGGGCTGGACGGGCGTGCGCGGCACGTGGACGGGACCGGCCGCCGACCGGTCGATGGACGAGCTCGCGCCGCTGAACGTCGGCTGGGTGGCGATCGCGTTCGTCGCCCAGCAGGCGACGCCGACCTCGACCGAGATCGACTTCACCGCCGAGCCCACCGTCACCGACGACGAGGTGCGCGCCGCAGTCCGTGCCGCCAAGGCGCGCGGGCACCGGGTCTGCCTCAAGCCCGCCGTCGACTCGGCCGACGGCACCTGGCGTGCGTTCATCGGCTTCTTCGACGACGACGTCCCCGGCGAACCCTCCTGGACGCAGTGGTTCGAGTCCTACACGCGGTTCATCGTCCACCACGCCCGCATCGCCGCCGAGGAAGGCGCCGAGATGCTCTCCGTCGGCTGCGAGATGGTGCGCGCGGACGGGCGCGAACGCGAGTGGCGCGAGCTGATCGCACAGGTCCGCGCCGTGTACCCCGGCCTCGTCACGTACAACTGCGACAAGTACCAGGAAGACCGCCTGACCTGGTGGGACGCCGTCGACGTGATCTCGTCGTCGGGCTACTACCCGGCGGGCGCGTGGGAGGCGAACCTCGACCGCATCGAGACCGTCATCGCCAGGGAGGACAAGCCGTTCGTGTTCCTCGAGGCGGGCTGCCCCAGCCGCGAAGGATCGCCTGCGCGACCGAACGACTGGTCCCTGTCCGGCGCGCCGTCAGGGGAGGCCCAGGCGGCCTACCTGGCGGAGATGTTCGAGGCGTGCGCGCGGCGGCCATGGGTCTCCGGCTTCTTCCTGTGGGACTGGCCTGCCGAGCTGTACGCGCCCGAGGACGCTGCGACCAACGGTGACTACTGCATGTACGCCAAGCCAGGTGCGGCGGTCGTGCGCGACGCCTACGCGACGCTGCGCGCGGGCGCGCGCGTTGCTACCTCCGCACCGCCTCCGCTGAGGTAG
- a CDS encoding zinc-binding dehydrogenase — protein sequence MRATIMYGAGDVRVEEVPDPTIVEPTDAVVRVVRACVCGSDLHPYRSLPAGRGRPMGHEMIGVVDAVGSDVTTVAPGDFVIAPFTYSDNTCTFCREGVHTSCKHGGYYGSNGVGGAQAEAVRIPQADGTLVKTGIPLEDADDAMLASLLTLSDVYLTGYHAAHMGRVRPGQIVTVVGDGAVGLSAVLAAREMGAERIILMGRHQARTDLGREFGATDVVAERGDEGIARVMDLTDGEGSHVVLEAVGYMPAYEQSYKVVRPGGVISRVGVPQYEEAPVGFPSLFGQNVTLTGGVAPVRAYLDDAVGRVLSGAINPGRVFDRTVTLDDVAEGYRLMDSREALKVMVKP from the coding sequence GTGCGAGCAACGATCATGTACGGCGCTGGAGACGTCCGCGTGGAGGAGGTGCCGGACCCGACGATCGTCGAGCCGACCGACGCCGTCGTGCGCGTCGTGCGCGCGTGCGTGTGCGGCTCCGACCTGCACCCCTACCGGTCGCTGCCCGCGGGCCGCGGCCGGCCCATGGGGCACGAGATGATCGGCGTCGTCGACGCCGTGGGCTCCGACGTGACGACCGTCGCCCCGGGCGACTTCGTCATCGCGCCGTTCACGTACTCGGACAACACGTGCACGTTCTGCCGTGAGGGTGTCCACACGTCGTGCAAGCACGGCGGCTACTACGGCTCGAACGGCGTCGGCGGGGCGCAGGCCGAGGCCGTGCGCATCCCGCAGGCGGACGGCACGCTCGTCAAGACGGGCATCCCGCTCGAGGACGCCGACGACGCGATGCTCGCCTCCCTCCTGACGCTCTCCGACGTGTACCTCACCGGGTATCACGCCGCGCACATGGGCCGCGTGCGGCCCGGACAGATCGTCACGGTCGTGGGTGACGGCGCCGTCGGGCTCAGCGCCGTGCTCGCGGCGCGCGAGATGGGCGCCGAGCGCATCATCCTCATGGGCCGCCACCAGGCCCGCACGGACCTCGGGCGGGAGTTCGGCGCGACCGACGTCGTCGCCGAGCGCGGCGACGAGGGCATCGCGCGCGTCATGGACCTGACCGACGGCGAGGGGTCGCACGTCGTGCTCGAAGCCGTGGGGTACATGCCCGCGTACGAGCAGTCGTACAAGGTCGTGCGCCCGGGCGGCGTGATCTCGCGCGTCGGGGTCCCGCAGTACGAGGAGGCGCCGGTCGGCTTCCCGTCGCTGTTCGGCCAGAACGTCACCCTCACCGGCGGCGTCGCGCCCGTCCGGGCCTACCTGGATGACGCCGTCGGCCGCGTGCTGTCTGGGGCGATCAACCCGGGCCGCGTGTTCGACCGGACGGTCACCCTCGACGACGTCGCCGAGGGCTACCGGCTCATGGACTCGCGCGAGGCGCTCAAGGTGATGGTCAAGCCCTGA
- a CDS encoding DoxX family protein codes for MRTLLTAAPPADTMPRRLARVGLGLALLFAGISHLTFARDEFKAQVPSWFPAKDFTVLASGAVEIALGSSLVVLSRWRVAVGLVVAAFFVVIFPGNIAQWVEHKDGFGLDTDEKRFGRLFFQPVLVAWALWSTGALQAVRGQGARPEPR; via the coding sequence ATGCGCACACTGCTCACCGCCGCTCCGCCCGCCGACACGATGCCCCGCCGGCTCGCCCGCGTCGGCCTCGGGCTCGCCCTCCTGTTTGCAGGGATCAGCCACCTGACGTTCGCGCGCGACGAGTTCAAGGCCCAGGTGCCGAGCTGGTTCCCCGCGAAGGACTTCACCGTGCTCGCGTCGGGTGCGGTCGAGATCGCCCTCGGCTCGTCGCTCGTCGTGCTGTCACGCTGGCGAGTCGCCGTCGGGCTCGTCGTGGCGGCGTTCTTCGTCGTGATCTTCCCCGGCAACATCGCGCAGTGGGTCGAGCACAAGGACGGCTTCGGGCTGGACACCGACGAGAAGCGGTTCGGCCGGCTGTTCTTCCAGCCGGTGCTCGTCGCGTGGGCGCTCTGGTCGACGGGGGCTCTCCAGGCCGTCCGCGGTCAGGGCGCACGGCCGGAGCCGCGCTGA
- a CDS encoding iron-siderophore ABC transporter substrate-binding protein codes for MRPTRILAALAASTLALTLAACGSTTEPSTPTSAAPTSAAPSTTAPAATFPVTIEHALGTTTIDEKPERVATVNWANHEVPLALGVVPVGMAAANFGDDDGNGTLPWVEEKLTELGAQTPVLFDETDGIDFEAVAETEPDVILAAYSGLTQEDYDTLSEIAPVVAYPEGPWVTSWRDMIRLNAKALGLAAEGDALVADLEAQMTAAVAKHDGLAGTSTMFLTHVDTADLSQVSFYTPKDTRAAFFEDLGLTTPASVTAASKDPDAFSGTVSAEQVDTFDDVELIVTYGGDEIVAALEKDPLLSQMPAVKAGAIVSLPGSDPIGTAANPTPLAISWVLDEYVTMLADAAAKVK; via the coding sequence ATGCGTCCCACCAGGATCCTCGCCGCCCTCGCGGCCTCGACCCTCGCTCTCACGCTCGCCGCGTGCGGCTCGACGACCGAGCCCTCCACCCCGACGAGCGCAGCGCCGACGAGCGCAGCCCCGTCGACGACGGCACCCGCCGCGACCTTCCCCGTCACGATCGAGCACGCTCTCGGTACGACGACGATCGACGAGAAGCCCGAACGCGTCGCGACCGTCAACTGGGCGAACCACGAGGTGCCGCTCGCGCTCGGCGTCGTCCCCGTCGGCATGGCCGCCGCCAACTTCGGCGACGACGACGGCAACGGCACCCTGCCGTGGGTCGAGGAGAAGCTCACCGAGCTCGGCGCCCAGACCCCGGTGCTGTTCGACGAGACCGACGGCATCGACTTCGAGGCTGTCGCCGAGACCGAGCCTGACGTCATCCTCGCCGCCTACTCCGGCCTCACGCAGGAGGACTACGACACGCTCAGCGAGATCGCCCCCGTCGTCGCGTACCCCGAAGGGCCGTGGGTCACGTCGTGGCGCGACATGATCCGCCTCAACGCGAAGGCCCTGGGCCTCGCAGCTGAGGGGGACGCTCTCGTCGCCGACCTGGAGGCGCAGATGACCGCAGCGGTCGCCAAGCACGATGGCCTCGCCGGCACGTCGACGATGTTCCTCACCCACGTCGACACCGCGGACCTCAGCCAGGTGTCGTTCTACACGCCGAAGGACACGCGCGCCGCGTTCTTCGAGGACCTCGGACTGACCACGCCCGCGTCCGTGACGGCGGCGAGCAAGGACCCCGACGCGTTCTCCGGCACCGTCTCCGCCGAGCAGGTCGACACGTTCGACGACGTCGAGCTCATCGTCACCTACGGCGGCGACGAGATCGTCGCGGCCCTCGAGAAGGACCCGCTGCTGTCGCAGATGCCCGCCGTCAAGGCCGGCGCGATCGTCTCGCTGCCCGGCTCCGACCCGATCGGCACGGCCGCGAACCCCACGCCCCTCGCGATCTCGTGGGTCCTCGACGAGTACGTGACGATGCTCGCGGACGCCGCCGCCAAGGTGAAGTGA